Proteins from one Mycobacterium sp. EPa45 genomic window:
- a CDS encoding DUF2771 domain-containing protein, with protein sequence MSRFLRWLLVVLVVLASAGAGVGAWVLTRDTGSDLPEISAYSHGQAVRIGPYVYCNVVNLNDCQNPQTQGQLSVTERYPVQLSVPTAIGRAPWQLLRVYEDERNSTTTIYRPNTELAVTIPTVDPQRGRLTGVVVQLLTLVQDQNGQLSDAPHAEWSVRLNWL encoded by the coding sequence GTGAGCCGTTTTCTCCGTTGGCTTTTGGTGGTCCTCGTCGTACTGGCGTCGGCCGGTGCCGGCGTCGGCGCGTGGGTGCTGACCCGCGACACCGGATCCGACCTCCCCGAAATCAGCGCGTACTCGCACGGACAGGCGGTGCGCATCGGGCCGTACGTGTACTGCAACGTGGTGAACCTCAACGACTGTCAAAACCCGCAGACCCAGGGCCAGTTATCGGTCACCGAGCGTTATCCGGTGCAGCTGTCGGTGCCGACGGCCATCGGTCGTGCGCCGTGGCAGCTGCTGCGCGTCTACGAGGACGAGCGCAACTCGACGACGACGATCTATCGGCCCAATACCGAACTGGCCGTGACGATTCCAACGGTCGACCCGCAGCGCGGCAGGCTGACCGGGGTTGTCGTGCAGCTGCTCACCCTGGTTCAGGACCAGAACGGCCAACTGAGCGATGCCCCGCACGCCGAGTGGTCGGTCCGCCTGAATTGGCTCTGA
- a CDS encoding glutathione S-transferase family protein: MGAYVAGGGEFKRDTNYITTRITADGADGYPVEPGRYRLIVARACPWANRTIIVRRLLGLEDVLSIGFCGPTHDERSWTFDLDPGGVDPVLKIPRLQDAYFARFPDYAKGITVPAIVEVATGQVVTNDFAQITLDFSTEWTAYHREGAPQLYPEPLRDEIDEVAQRIYTEVNNGVYRCGFAGSQDSYEKAYDRLFAALDWLSERLADQRYLVGDTITEADVRLFTTLARFDPVYHGHFKCNRSKLAEMPVLWAYARDLFQTPGFGDTTDFGQIKAHYYIVHSDINPTGIVPKGPDLSNWLTPHGREALGGRPFGDGTPPGPTREGERVPAQF; this comes from the coding sequence GTGGGTGCCTATGTCGCCGGCGGCGGCGAGTTCAAGCGCGATACCAACTACATCACCACCAGGATCACCGCTGACGGTGCCGACGGGTATCCCGTCGAGCCCGGCCGCTACCGGCTGATCGTCGCCCGGGCGTGCCCGTGGGCGAATCGCACGATCATCGTGCGCCGCCTGCTGGGTTTGGAGGACGTGCTGTCCATCGGGTTCTGTGGGCCGACGCACGACGAGCGCAGCTGGACGTTCGACCTCGATCCCGGTGGCGTCGACCCGGTGCTGAAGATTCCGCGACTACAGGACGCCTACTTCGCCCGTTTCCCGGACTACGCCAAAGGCATCACAGTCCCGGCGATCGTCGAGGTGGCCACGGGTCAGGTGGTCACCAACGACTTCGCCCAGATCACGCTCGACTTCTCCACCGAGTGGACCGCCTACCACCGCGAAGGTGCGCCGCAGCTGTACCCCGAGCCGCTGCGCGACGAGATCGACGAAGTGGCACAACGCATTTACACCGAAGTGAACAACGGTGTCTACCGCTGCGGGTTCGCCGGTTCGCAGGACTCCTACGAGAAGGCCTACGACCGGCTGTTCGCCGCACTGGACTGGCTCTCCGAGCGGCTGGCCGATCAGCGTTATCTGGTGGGGGACACCATCACCGAGGCCGACGTCCGGCTGTTCACCACGCTGGCGCGTTTCGATCCGGTCTACCACGGCCACTTCAAGTGCAATCGGTCCAAGCTTGCCGAGATGCCGGTGTTGTGGGCCTACGCGCGAGATCTGTTCCAGACACCGGGGTTCGGCGACACCACCGACTTCGGACAGATCAAGGCGCACTACTACATCGTGCATTCCGACATCAACCCCACCGGGATCGTGCCGAAGGGACCGGACCTGTCCAACTGGCTGACGCCACACGGTCGGGAAGCATTGGGCGGCAGACCCTTTGGAGATGGAACTCCGCCGGGGCCGACCCGCGAGGGCGAGCGGGTGCCTGCTCAGTTCTGA
- a CDS encoding cold-shock protein, giving the protein MPTGKVKWYDAEKGFGFLSQEEGEDVYVRASALPEGVEGLKAGQKVEFGVASGRRGPQALSVKLIDPPPSLTRTRREATPVERKHTPDELHGMVEDMITLLEGAVQPELRKGRYPDRKVARRVSEVVKAVARELDA; this is encoded by the coding sequence GTGCCGACCGGCAAGGTGAAGTGGTACGACGCCGAGAAGGGCTTCGGCTTCCTGTCCCAGGAGGAGGGCGAGGACGTCTACGTCCGTGCGTCGGCTTTGCCTGAGGGCGTCGAAGGTCTCAAGGCCGGTCAGAAGGTCGAGTTCGGGGTGGCGTCGGGGCGTCGCGGCCCGCAGGCGTTGAGCGTGAAGCTGATCGATCCGCCGCCGAGCCTGACCAGGACCCGACGTGAGGCCACGCCCGTCGAGCGCAAGCACACTCCCGACGAACTGCACGGCATGGTCGAGGACATGATCACGCTGCTCGAAGGCGCGGTGCAGCCCGAGCTACGCAAGGGCCGTTACCCGGACCGCAAGGTCGCCCGGCGGGTGTCCGAAGTGGTCAAGGCGGTCGCCCGGGAGCTCGACGCGTAG
- a CDS encoding YccF domain-containing protein, translating into MRLILNVIWLLFGGLWLALGYLLAALVSFVLIITIPFGFAALRIANYALWPFGRTIVEKPGPRPGAVVGNVIWILLFGLWLAIGHLVSAAAMAITIIGIPLALANLKLIPVSLVPLGKEIVPADQARVAA; encoded by the coding sequence ATGCGCCTGATCCTGAACGTCATCTGGTTGCTGTTCGGCGGCCTGTGGCTTGCCCTCGGCTACCTGCTGGCCGCGCTTGTCAGTTTCGTTCTGATCATCACCATTCCATTCGGCTTCGCCGCACTGCGGATCGCCAACTACGCCCTGTGGCCCTTCGGGCGAACCATTGTCGAGAAGCCCGGCCCGCGTCCCGGCGCCGTGGTCGGCAACGTGATCTGGATCCTGCTGTTCGGGCTGTGGCTGGCGATCGGCCATCTGGTGAGCGCGGCCGCCATGGCGATCACGATCATCGGTATCCCGTTGGCCCTGGCCAACCTCAAACTCATCCCGGTCTCGCTGGTGCCGCTGGGCAAGGAGATCGTGCCCGCCGATCAGGCTCGGGTGGCGGCATGA
- the moaA gene encoding GTP 3',8-cyclase MoaA: protein MTLTSLGLPAIRRDGAEAPADMPRSGPLVDTFGRVATDLRVSLTDRCNLRCTYCMPAEGLDWLPGDELLTRDELVRLLTLAVTRLGISSVRFTGGEPLLYRGLEDVVSAVAALRPRPEIALTTNGLGLAKRARALADAGLNRVNVSLDTVDAEHFATITRRDRLSDVLDGLSAAAAAGLGPVKVNAVLDHDTGLEDAVELLEYCLRYGYQLRIIEQMPLDASHLWRRDANLGADQIFTALATHFDLTPDPAPRGSAPAQLWQVNGGPATVGIIASVSHAFCSACDRTRLTADGQIRNCLFSAEESDLRALLRNGADDDALESVWRAAMWRKAAGHGINNPDFVQPQRPMSAIGG from the coding sequence ATGACATTGACCTCGCTCGGGTTGCCGGCGATTCGCCGCGACGGCGCAGAAGCACCCGCCGACATGCCGCGCAGCGGCCCGCTGGTCGACACGTTCGGCCGGGTCGCCACCGACCTGCGGGTGTCGCTGACCGACCGCTGCAATCTGCGCTGTACCTATTGCATGCCGGCCGAAGGTCTGGACTGGCTGCCGGGCGACGAGCTGCTGACCCGCGACGAGCTCGTCCGCTTGCTGACCCTGGCCGTGACGCGGCTGGGCATCAGCAGCGTTCGCTTCACCGGGGGCGAGCCGCTGCTGTATCGAGGGCTCGAAGACGTTGTGTCGGCGGTGGCCGCCTTGCGCCCGCGCCCGGAGATCGCACTGACCACCAATGGCCTGGGGCTGGCCAAGCGCGCGCGTGCCCTGGCCGACGCGGGCCTGAACCGGGTCAACGTGTCGCTCGACACCGTCGACGCCGAACATTTCGCCACCATCACCCGGCGCGACCGGCTCTCCGACGTGCTCGACGGTCTGTCCGCGGCGGCGGCCGCGGGATTGGGGCCGGTCAAGGTCAACGCCGTCCTCGATCACGACACCGGCCTCGAAGACGCCGTCGAGCTGCTGGAGTACTGCCTGCGCTACGGCTACCAGCTGCGGATCATCGAACAGATGCCGCTCGATGCCAGTCACCTGTGGCGCCGAGACGCCAACCTGGGCGCCGACCAGATTTTCACTGCACTCGCCACGCACTTCGACCTGACTCCCGACCCCGCACCGCGTGGCTCAGCGCCGGCCCAGCTGTGGCAGGTCAACGGCGGGCCGGCCACCGTCGGGATCATCGCCTCGGTCTCACACGCGTTCTGCTCGGCGTGCGACCGTACGCGCCTGACCGCCGACGGGCAGATCCGCAACTGCCTGTTCTCCGCGGAGGAATCCGACCTGCGGGCACTGCTTCGCAACGGAGCGGACGACGACGCGCTGGAGTCGGTGTGGCGGGCGGCGATGTGGCGCAAAGCCGCCGGACACGGCATCAACAATCCGGATTTCGTTCAGCCGCAACGGCCGATGAGCGCGATCGGTGGCTGA
- a CDS encoding MoaD/ThiS family protein yields MGQSVDVTVRFFAAARAAAGKEADRLSLHPGTTVADLVNELGCRSEELARVLQRCSYLCDGIAVRNKATELQSGQTLDVLPPFAGG; encoded by the coding sequence GTGGGCCAATCGGTCGACGTGACCGTGCGTTTCTTCGCCGCGGCCCGGGCCGCCGCGGGCAAGGAGGCGGATCGGCTCAGCCTGCACCCCGGCACGACGGTCGCCGATCTGGTGAACGAATTAGGTTGCCGCAGCGAAGAATTGGCGCGGGTGTTACAGCGCTGCTCCTACCTCTGCGACGGCATCGCGGTCCGAAACAAGGCCACCGAACTGCAATCCGGCCAGACGCTCGACGTGTTACCCCCGTTCGCCGGCGGGTGA
- a CDS encoding transglycosylase family protein produces MSGRHRKPTSSSVSVAKIAVTGAVIGGGSLALAGQAQAAPDTEWDQVARCESGGNWGINTGNGYQGGLQFSPSTWSAHGGGQYAPAANMASKDQQIAIAERVLASQGRGAWPVCGRGLSGATPRNVVNEPKPDAAPVEAVALDAPLPDAPAPDAPQDLPPAPQDLAPAPQDLPPAPQDLPPAPADLPPAPQPDVIPVAQEAAPPAAEPVIDTAFEVPAPEAQANPDEQTITVQAASIHFVPQAPADPAVPPTLPPAPAPVPADPAAAPAPGTNVVAASPTGQLPDGMPHLTSPENLPPGTSDQPEGPQDGPNVTYLKELWHAVQTQQVSRGDALLALTQRPLNTPVTNDPSMGTPPGAPAPAPADPNAPLVPAAPAPAPAQ; encoded by the coding sequence ATGAGTGGACGGCATCGCAAGCCCACTTCATCGTCAGTCAGCGTCGCCAAGATCGCGGTCACCGGTGCGGTCATCGGAGGCGGCAGCCTCGCCCTCGCCGGACAGGCCCAGGCGGCTCCCGATACCGAATGGGATCAGGTCGCCCGCTGTGAGTCCGGCGGCAACTGGGGCATCAATACCGGCAACGGTTACCAGGGCGGCCTCCAGTTCTCACCCAGCACGTGGTCCGCACACGGCGGCGGCCAGTACGCGCCGGCCGCGAATATGGCCAGCAAGGACCAGCAGATCGCCATCGCCGAGCGCGTCCTGGCAAGCCAGGGCCGTGGTGCGTGGCCGGTGTGCGGCCGCGGCCTGTCGGGTGCGACCCCGCGCAACGTAGTCAACGAGCCCAAGCCGGACGCTGCGCCCGTCGAGGCTGTCGCGCTTGACGCTCCCCTGCCCGACGCTCCCGCACCGGACGCGCCGCAGGATCTGCCGCCCGCACCGCAGGACCTGGCGCCCGCGCCGCAGGACCTGCCGCCGGCCCCGCAGGATCTCCCGCCAGCGCCGGCCGATCTGCCGCCTGCTCCGCAGCCCGATGTCATCCCGGTCGCTCAGGAAGCCGCACCGCCGGCCGCCGAGCCCGTGATCGACACCGCCTTTGAGGTACCCGCCCCCGAGGCGCAGGCAAACCCTGACGAGCAGACCATCACGGTGCAGGCGGCGTCGATCCACTTCGTGCCGCAGGCTCCGGCCGACCCGGCCGTGCCGCCGACACTGCCGCCGGCTCCCGCTCCGGTTCCGGCCGACCCCGCTGCCGCGCCCGCCCCTGGCACCAACGTGGTGGCCGCCAGCCCGACCGGACAGCTGCCCGACGGCATGCCGCATCTGACGAGCCCGGAGAACCTGCCGCCGGGTACCAGCGACCAGCCTGAGGGCCCGCAGGACGGCCCGAATGTCACGTACCTCAAGGAACTGTGGCACGCGGTGCAGACCCAGCAGGTGAGCAGGGGCGACGCGCTGCTCGCACTGACCCAGCGCCCGCTGAACACCCCGGTGACCAACGATCCGAGCATGGGTACGCCTCCGGGCGCTCCGGCGCCGGCTCCGGCCGATCCCAACGCGCCGCTGGTTCCGGCGGCCCCCGCACCGGCACCGGCTCAGTAA
- a CDS encoding molybdenum cofactor biosynthesis protein MoaE: MTRILRAALAEGPISLTEHEELVTDDAAGAVVGFSGVVRNHDGGRDVVRLEYSAHPLAEQTLFEALAEVAAKSTGVRAIAASHRVGVLHIGDAALVAAVAADHRGAAFEACALLVDTVKERLPVWKHQFFADGTDEWVNSA; encoded by the coding sequence ATGACACGCATCTTGCGGGCCGCGCTGGCCGAAGGCCCGATCTCGCTGACCGAGCACGAAGAGCTCGTCACCGACGACGCTGCCGGTGCGGTGGTCGGGTTCTCCGGAGTGGTGCGCAACCACGACGGCGGCCGAGACGTGGTGCGGCTGGAGTACTCCGCGCATCCGCTGGCTGAGCAGACCCTGTTCGAAGCGCTCGCCGAGGTCGCCGCGAAATCCACTGGTGTTCGGGCGATCGCGGCGAGTCATCGGGTCGGCGTGCTGCACATCGGAGACGCCGCCCTGGTGGCCGCCGTGGCAGCCGACCACCGGGGAGCGGCGTTCGAGGCGTGCGCCCTGCTCGTCGACACCGTCAAGGAACGGCTACCGGTGTGGAAACACCAGTTCTTCGCCGACGGAACCGACGAGTGGGTGAACTCGGCCTGA
- a CDS encoding molybdenum cofactor biosynthesis protein B, translating to MTRSARVVIASTRAATGVYEDRTGPIIVAWLAERGFDVPGASVVVDGSAVGDALRAAIDAGADVVITSGGTGISPTDATPEATLDVLDYQIPGLADAIRRSGLPAVPTSVLSRGLCGVAGRTLVVNLPGSTGGVRDGLSVLADVLDHALDQLSGGDHRR from the coding sequence GTGACGCGCTCCGCACGGGTCGTGATCGCCTCCACCCGGGCGGCGACCGGTGTCTACGAAGACCGAACCGGACCGATCATCGTCGCCTGGCTCGCCGAACGCGGCTTCGACGTGCCCGGCGCCAGCGTGGTGGTCGACGGGAGTGCCGTCGGCGACGCCCTGCGCGCGGCGATCGATGCCGGAGCCGACGTCGTGATCACCTCCGGCGGCACCGGGATATCGCCGACCGACGCCACCCCGGAGGCCACCCTCGACGTCCTGGACTACCAGATCCCCGGGCTGGCCGACGCGATCCGGCGGTCTGGCCTGCCCGCGGTGCCGACGTCGGTGCTCTCCCGCGGGCTGTGCGGGGTCGCGGGTCGCACACTGGTGGTGAACCTGCCCGGGTCGACGGGCGGGGTACGTGACGGTCTGTCGGTGCTCGCCGACGTGCTCGACCACGCACTGGACCAACTGTCCGGAGGGGACCACCGCCGATGA
- the moaC gene encoding cyclic pyranopterin monophosphate synthase MoaC → MVDVTDKAATTRTAVAAGSVHTTAEVVALITAGGLPKGDALATARVAGILAAKRTSDLIPLCHHLALTGVDIEFAIGDAEVGVTASVRTTDRTGVEMEALTAVSVAALTLYDMIKAVDPAARLEDIRVLRKEGGKTGLWVREP, encoded by the coding sequence ATGGTCGACGTCACCGACAAGGCTGCCACCACCCGCACCGCGGTGGCCGCCGGTTCTGTTCACACCACCGCCGAAGTCGTCGCGCTGATCACGGCGGGGGGTCTGCCCAAGGGTGACGCCCTGGCGACCGCACGGGTGGCCGGGATCTTGGCCGCCAAGCGGACCAGCGACCTCATCCCGCTGTGCCACCACCTGGCGTTGACCGGGGTGGACATCGAGTTCGCGATCGGTGACGCCGAGGTCGGCGTGACCGCCTCGGTACGCACCACCGATCGCACCGGCGTGGAGATGGAGGCGCTGACCGCCGTCAGCGTCGCGGCGCTGACGCTCTACGACATGATCAAGGCCGTCGATCCCGCCGCGCGCCTCGAGGACATCCGGGTGCTGCGCAAGGAAGGCGGCAAGACCGGACTGTGGGTACGCGAGCCGTGA